A segment of the Aptenodytes patagonicus chromosome 3, bAptPat1.pri.cur, whole genome shotgun sequence genome:
CCCATAGCTCCCTCACCTACTTTTGTTCCTCAGCCTCTTGAATGGCCACTGTAAATACTTCCATCACTTTTTGATACGGATGAGAGACATGCAGGACTATGTGATTACCAGCAAGCTCCTTTTATTTGTCATTTGAGCTGTGTTTGAACTCTGGCGGAGAACCTGTCTGTGCCCTTCCATGGTTCCCCATACTGCTTTTCCACTTGCAGGCTCCAGCCTGGGCCAGAGCCTACTAGCATGGTGTAGCTAGGGATGGTTTTCTTCCTAGTGTTCCTTGCTGAATTACGGTTTTTGGCTGGTATGCCCACATGCCTGTAAAGGGTCAGAGGCACTTGAGCAGATCTCTGGTGCAAATGTTAGAGCTAGTGGTCCAGCCAGGTTCTGGGTTAAGAGACTGACAAGACATGCATAGCTTCCAGTATAACTTCCCTGGAggcacacggggctggggggtgggcaATGtctggctctgcagggctgctttaaGCACCAATCACCAGATCTATTTTGTGTTGAGTCACTGAGAAAGTGAGATGTCAGCTGGGAAGGAGCGGTGGCTTAGGGAAAAGAAGTCAGATATGAAGCTTTTGCTTTGGGCCTTTGTGTTAGAGACTGAAGCATGCCTCTACTTGAGAGCAGGCTGGATACTCGGTTATGTCTCTCTAGCATCAACCAGGGATGGCTCAGTGAGAACCTTGCCGTGGTATTACACCCTCTCCCATGCCTATCTCCAAGGCAGTccaccagtgctggcaccttGCATGCATGAGCAGACAGAGCTTTGGCACGAGGCTGGTGTTGCTGCTTGCTTGTGATCAAAGGCCTTCCCTGACTGGGAGAATGGGGCCTCAAAGCCAGCTCAATCTCTGCCATGCTCTTCCCAGGAGCACCTGGGGTGCAAATGCTTTGCCGCGCAGCAGGCTGATTTGGAGCTGTGAATATAAATAGTGAATGGGCAGTGACCCTCTCTGTTTCTTTCATTCCAGATCATGAGAATTAAACCCCATCAGAGTCAGCACATAGCGCACATGAGCTTCTTACAGCACAGTAAATGTGACTGCAGGTGAGAATGGAGCAGCACTGGTTCCTCTTGCAATAAACTTATTCTgagcctttccttttttctgccatTGGGTTGGGACTGTTGTCCAGAGTTCTGCAGTCTCCTCAGTTGGTTTGCAGTGGGATGGCTGAGCCTGGGAAATGAAGTCCTTTGCTGGCGAGGCTCCTCCATCTCTAGATATCACAGGTGGACAATGCTAGCCTGCAACCCGGGGTCTTTTGGCGCTGGCTGCCAGCGAGGTGCAACAGGAGAGCAAATGCTTTGAGAAGGACCACTTAACCTGTGCCATGGGCATCCTGCAATGCCAGCTGTACATGTCCTTCCCTGGACTTGGTGGGAACTGGGGATAATACTGGAAGCATACGTGGTAAGCTCCCTTCTAATGAGGCCTTTGTTCTCTCTTCCCCCACAGACCAAAGAAAGATgtcaaaaacaaacaagaaaagtaaGTGAGAagcctttcctcctttctcttttggtGGTTGGTTGGCGTTTTCTCTCCCCACTGCCCCTTGCCCTTTTCTTTGGTTGGAGATACTCACTTTGAGAAGGTGTTTTTGGAAATGGCATATGGTAGTGCATGGGGCGACACTCTGAATCCGTTCCAGGTGGGCACAGAAACCCAGATCTGATGGTCCTTCCTTCATACCCCAGACCTGGAGCTTGCATGACCCACGGCCATGGCAGTCATTCCTAATGCTTTATCCCGAGTCAGGGAAGTCCCGTCGTGTGTGTCCTACCAGAATGGATTCAAGGTGCAGCCCCCCAatctcccttccctcttcctggGGTGTTTCTGGTTACTGCAAATCGCTGCCtttctttattattaatttttttcttgctgcttgaGTGAGTACTCGCTGGCTTCTTTCACAGCAACTTGGGTAGGAACTCTGCTGGCTAAAAGGAGAGGTGGCAATAGAGGCCTGGTGGAGGCAGGACTGATGCCATGCAGGATGtgatgctggttttggttgggtggGGGCCCAAGAGGGTGTAAAGGGAGGTGGATGTCCTAGCCGGGTCTTGGTGGAGGCTTTCGTGAGAGTTTTTTTCAATCTGGTGGATTTGCTCTGGTGGCCTGAAGGAGGTTTAAAGCAcaaccttccctttccttcctccccaaagtAAAAAGGTTGTGGAAAGTAGGGAAATAAGCTCTCGTCCTGCAGTAGTCGCAGGGACGATCACAAAATGTGGAACAACATCAAAAAGAAAGAGTGACCTCTCTGGGCGAGAGGGTCAACTGGACTGCGCATGGCTGGGATAGCGACTCTGCCATTTAGAGGTGTGGAGCtggagaggaaggggagatgaTATTGGGAGATGAGGCTgaaacagagacagagagagcaaGCGGGAGAGTGAGAGAACTTCTTTCACCCCTCTCCTGGTGATTGTATATTTCTaactgctttccagcctctcctctccctggaAATCTGCTCCTGGCTGCATCGGGCTGCGTGCAGCCAACACTCCTCTCTGTGCAGGGCCATGTTGGGGATGGTCGGTTTGCGTGGCTCTATGGTTTTGAAGGTGTGTGAGAGTTGGGTCTGTGTGAACTCTGGTGAGGATGGGGTGTGGGTGAAGCAGCCAGCCCAGACTGCGTTgcattccctttcctcttctaACAGCACCTTGCCTGCTCTTTGCTGGTTCTGCACTCcccggggaaggaagggaagggatgggagagaTTGGTGTGCTTTGATTTGTGCTGGATTGAAAGTCCTGTTATATTGgtgcccctctcctcccttcaggtCGATTTTCCTCCCCTCACCGCCTCCCTGTGACTCCTGACATGTAGGGCAGAGGCTGGGAGCGAGCTGATGCTCTGACACTCGTTCCAGTGAGACGACTTGAACAGGGCCTAAGAAACACCTATGgtgctttcctttctgtccccccatgtccccttGACAGCTCCCTCCTGAGGTGGGCTGCGCCAGGGAACGAGGGACCCTTTGCTGAACTGCCATAGTGCTGGGGCTCACTTGCCTGACAAGCCCTGGTGCTTTGCCTGGGGCCTTCTCCTTGCATGTCTCTCCCTTGGTCCTGTGCTAACGTGGCTCAAGAAGCAGCGCAggctccagcctccctcccttcttGTGGTCTCACTGGCCTGTAGGGATCCAGGGTTAGTGTCCAGGCCTGCACGTCCTAGCCCCTGCctgtcccagctcctgcccaAGAGTCAGGAGTAACTGGTGAATTTTTCAGAAGAGAGTCAGTGCCTTGGCTCTGTCCACTCATCTCTGGCAGATCCATGTGGAAggcgaggggagggagggaaaggagggaagatcTGACGGCTGCTTGCTGGTTATCTCCTGGGTGTCATAACTAGGTCAGgcctccctctttcccctttgGTACTCAGGATGGAGGCTGCTAGAGGGGATGTTAGCAGGCATCCAGCGAGGTCTCCTGGAGTCCTCTGAACCACAGGCAGGAGGTGGGGTGGGTGAGCAGAGCCTTCGAGCTAGATAGCCCTCTCCCGCCCAGCACTGCTGTGTAGACCAGGTCTCTCCCCTTGTCTGCAGGGTGCTGAGGCCAGGCCCCCTTTGCTCCCATCCCATCAGGTTGCCTCTTGTCAGTCAGCGTGCGCCCGTGCTTGTTGCCTGGAACGGTTGTCTGCACTCATTGCGGTTGCGTGATGCTTTCACAAAGCTTTCTgttccttccccctcaccccctgTCCCTTTCCCACTGCCCCTCTCTGGAGGGGGCAGGTGCCCCTCTGAGGCTCCAgcctctgctggcagcagccctgctggaggTGGTCTCTGCTGAGTCCCCTGGCATTGGCTTGGCTGTGGGCAGGCTGGTTGCGGTGCTGGCAGGAGCGCAGGAGGGCCGGTGAATGTGTGTGTGAGGTGGAGATCTGTGCTTCGGCCCCAGGACTTGCCCTCCAGTCCTGCCTCATGTGCTTCCCCCCTCCCAGCAAGGCacatggctgtattttttttttccttcttccttgcattttcttccgttttctctctctccctccctttctttccttctctctctctctctctctctgtttttttgtttttcttccagaaaatcaAAGCGAGGAAAGGGGAAGGGTCAAAAGAGAAAGCGCAAGAAAGGCCGGTACAAACCACCCAGCTTGTACGTTTGTGTCCTCTGCTTGTAgactctcttccctccctctccccaaaccaATCCGCCTGCTTGCTGCTCACTCAAATCTCACCCTCCCCTCCTGGTCACTGGTGGGCTGCAGGTCCTGCAGGGGCAGCACTGGTGGTGGCACCGCTCTGGCACTAAGGGTCTCTCAGGGAAGGTGGCTTTAGCTTGCTTGGCTCTCTCTAATCATCAGTGGCGAAAAATAATCACCATCTTCCCAAGGCACAAGAGCGCGGGTGGGTGGGCGAGCGCCCTGCACCTCTTCCATGCCTTCCGGTTGCAACTCTGTCGTCCGCTTTCCCCCACTCGTCTTGTGCCCTCGCTGCTACAACGACTGGCGACAGGCAGGCTGGCATCTgccgtgcatgtgtgtgtgtgcgcgtgcgtgCGCGCGTGTGCGTGCGTGTCTGGTGGAGTCACAGGCggagaggagaggtgggatgGTGGGAAGCCGGAGAGGGGGTGCTGGGGAACTGGGGgggctctctctcttttttcctctctttctctgctggaTTTGGTGGcttctctctccctgtctctctctctgtctctttcgCTCTGCCTCTCTCACCATGGTTCACAGAATTCTGCATTGTAAATTCACGGCCCCTCCATAGGAGACTCCTTGGTGGCAAGGTTGGGATGGGGCCTACAGAAAGGAGGGCAGTGCCAGCTGCAGGGGTAAGCACGTGATGCTGGAGCCCAGCTGCTTTCCAGGGGAGGAGAGACCCTGTGTATTTAACTCGTTTAGCTGCTGGCCTCTTTCTACTCAAATAGCCCACTTCAGAGAACTCTATTCATTGATACGTCAATAGCTGGTTGGGAACTCTCACCTTCCCATCCttgctttccccttcttcctccctctgccctgtgCCAATGGATCCAATGCAGCATTTGTGAATACTGTGCAGAGagcctgttttctttctctttacgcTAATGCAAGGGGGTGCTGTCCTGGGGCTGCCGGGGTGCTGCTGGAAAATCCATCAGCCCGCGACGCTCCAGTGGGCAGCatgggggctgcgggagggggcaAGGGGATTGCTTTGATGTTTAGGGTGTTGcatgtgtattttctttctgctgaagcGCTGTAGCTTAGAcatctttccttttgcctttttgcaGTCACTGTGAGCCTTGCTCAGAGAGGAGAAAGCACTTGTTTGTACAAGATCCCCAGACCTGTAAATGTTCCTGCAAATTCACAGACTCACGTTGCAAGTCGAGGCAGCTTGAGTTAAACGAGCGCACTTGCAGGTTTGTGTCCTGAAGGATGAAAGAGAAAcacacaaagagaaagagagagaaagagaaagagggggGAGCTTGCTTCCTGCTGACTTCTGGCACCAGTGCTATATGATGACTTCTTTTCTCTGTCCTACATGGGCCAGAGGGCAGAGGGGCTAACTGAGATGAGGACAGAGTTTCCCTGTGTCAAAGGGTGGCTGTGCGTTTCAGCTGTGCTGTCAGGACTTGGATGGGGACGGCTCCCAGGGACAGGGCGTTTGTATCTATGGTATCCTTTCCCGTAAAACAAGATAACGGAGTTCATGTTGCTGAGGTAGCCAGGGGGAGGGTCTTTAGCCCTCTGTATCTCTGTATATAATCTGTATGCAACTCTGAGTGTACTGTTGGACAAAGACAAATCCTTAGCTGACTAGGATTTGACCACCCCTGTCTTCCAAGCCCTTTTTATGTGGCTTGTGGACATTCTGCTGTGTGCAGAGTGAAGAAAGCCAGGCCAGGAGCCTCCGTCAAGGCTGTCCCCACATTCTCCTTTGCCTCTTTGTTCTTAAAAGCCAGGGAGAGCACCCTGTCCTCCTGCACTATGCTCACAGTTCCTTGTCCATGTCTTGGCCAGAGTTGTGGTTTGAGGGGCTGCACTCAGGGTTGTGATGTGGGATACAGCAGGATTAAGTCTGTCTCTAGGTGAAGACAGGCAGAGGTCTGTATTTCAGGTGTGAGGTGGGAGATGCAAAGACACTGTGTGGTTAGTGTTTGTTCAGGGATCCGTGCTGTGCATGTGTCATCTGAGTGCTCTCTGTCACGCATCATCTGTGGCATAGACATGTGCAGAAAGTGATTCCTGGTTCTCACCCGAGCGCTTTGGTGAACTCAGTGGGGTCTTTTGACTCGTACCAGCTGCGTGTGCATCTCTGGTGTGGGATCATCCTACCTGTCCAGAGGGAGACATAGAAATGGGGTTGCTAACGAGCCTTTGACTGTGACTCTGAACTCAGGCCCTTTTCACAGAGATCTAGGAGATTCCTCCTGTCGAGAGAGTGCTGCAATGGCAGTGGCTGGATGGGAGAGAATAAGGAAGAGAGATCCAGGGTCCTCTCTGGCTACATCCTGAAAGAGGAGACATCCTTTTGCCTCCATTTGCCTGCCTGTAATTGGCTAGGTGACTAAGGCTGCTACAAGTAGCAAGTGCTTCCTTTAGGTGTGAAAATGCTTTGTGCCCAAACCAGAGAGGCGTTGGCACTGCCAGCATGGTGAAAACTGCTCTGTATACAGAGGAATTTTCTGGGGTGCTGTAATTTCAGTGGGAAAGTAATTGATGGAGGGGCCAGAATAGAGCAGCTTCTGAAGTTAAACTTCTCCCAGCGAGCATAACTCCTGAAGCGTGAGACCAGACTTGACTTTGGCCTTTTCCCAAACCCCAGAATAACTGGAAATTACCCTACAGAGTTTGAAGGGTGCAAAATAGtcacaaatacaaagaaaaaacaaacaataccCCAAAGAAGTCATGATGGCAGAAGGGGTTTACTAGTTTCTCTTACTAGTCCCTCTCTGTGGTGGATAATTGGCACTAAGGGAGGTTTCCAGAGCTGGTGTGTTGGCCAGAAAGATAGGAAGGAATCATAGGAGTGGGTAGCTTATCAGTTTCCAGATAAAAAGCTGGTTAAGTTCAAGTTCCTCATGCTCTTTCTTGTAGAATTAGAATTGGGCCCTACAGGGGAGGgtaaattttaatttctcctgctgcttcttcaggctgctgctgctgttctctggtGCTAACCCCTGCTCCTGGCAGCTAGTGGAATGAGAGGCACTTCCTTTTCACCTTCTTGCCTGCATGAGGCCTTGTTGTCTGCACTGCTTCCAACCCAAACAGCAGGCTAGGTGGAGAGCTGAGGGAGTGTGTCTTTCTGCATGCATTGCTTAgccttgtttttctgtgtgtttgtgtttatctgtgtgtgcatggtgTGAGAGGGCGCAAACAAGACACTCGGCTCATCTGTGAGGAAGCCTCTGATTCTGCTCCTAAATTTACCCCTGTACCAGTATTCCCTGCCACCCCATCTAGGTGAGCCTGGGGGAATAGAGTTCATCAACCCGTTCATGGGTCGAGATTCTCAGCTGGTTTGTCCCATCTGCACAGCACTTCACCCCACCAGTGACGTCATGCCATGTCTTAACGCCATGTGCTCTTAAACACATTAGccacctcccttccttcccttccctatcCTACTTGCACCCCCATCACAAATATTAAcccctcctctctttttttccttccctctcctctctgacAGATGTGAAAAACCGAGACGGTGAGCAGCGGAAAAGAAGGGGGAACAGCCCTGTTTCTGGAGCCTGATTTCTCGcctggacagaaaaaaacaaaacaaaacactaatcCAAATGAACCCTAAAAATGAAGGATCGGTAGAGCACAGCACTTTCAGTACGGACGATGGACTCCGGAAGGAACATTCCCCAAGGCACCCGCCGCACAGAATTCACCTTTGGGTTTTgaactgttttactttatttttcttttcatgctgctAAATAACAGAGCCAGGAAGACTATAGGGGTGTATTTGATGGGTTTTcccatgcatacatatatatgtgtgtatacatgcatatacatatatatatatgtatatatattttaaccacatctatatatacatatatgtatatcttaaccacacacacacacacatatatatatatataatatatatatatactgattattttttttaacattgctaATGTTATTGGTGTCTTCACTGGATAATACTCGACTGCTGTGGACACAAGCGGGCTACTTGGGGCATAAGAAACAAGCTAAGACTGGACTTGAGTAGAAGCGCTGGGTGTAAACTTCTTAACTCTAACTGACTTGTGCGGCCTCCGCTGTTTCTCTGTAGAGTGTGCTGTACCACAAAACACCTCCTTGCCTGGGACAGGGAGGAGAGGTGACGGAGAGGATGGGCAGGGAGTTCCAAAGAGCGGCATCCTAGGGTGCGATGGGTCAAAGGCCAAGGAAATGGCCGTCTGCGTGATCAAggattcctcctcccctctcttcccccaacCTTCGCCCTTGCTCGTCTCATaacctgcctgccttgctgggaCATGGGATGTCAGTGTACATTTTGCGTTGACTTTATTCACTATAGAAACTTTGCCAGAGAGACATGCTGGCTTCTCTTAAGGATGGTGGGCAGCTGATGCGCGCTAACTTTCCATTCAAGGAAGTATCACAGGAGTCTAGATTTCCCGCCCTTGGTGGCTGCAAAAGGACACGAGGCCTACAGTGTGCTGAAGCAAGGATGGGGACCGGTGCATAGCCACACAGTTGTTCAGCACTGTCTGCTTTCTTCATGCACAGAGCTGCCACTCAAGAGCATCCAAGATGCTTACGGAACATTTCTGGAAAGGGATATTAATCAAAAGTATATACACagtaggggtgtgtgtgtgtgtgtgtgtgtgaatgtgtgcatttgtgtctgtgtgcatgtatgtttgtgtttttctctcttttttatatatatatatttatttttatacatatatatatataaaaaaaaaaaatctatgccaagattgaagggggaaaaagaaagcaacttttGCTGCCTTCAGTTTGCGTGCCCAGTGTGAATGACCCTTAAgaaagtcaagatttttttttaatgacgtGCTGTAAATATCAGGCCACTTTTCCACATCTTGGGCTGGGGAATCAAATGTGAAGGCAGCCGGAATCCCTAAGCCGTGTCTGAGAATCTTGGCTATGTGTGTATCTGCAATATACGCTGTGGTGTATGTGAAACCCACCTtacacacgcgtgcacacacacacccccctgaAAGCGTGTCTGTACATCTATGTGGATATATATAATCTAGTTCTGtgattaaaattattattaataataataataatcaaaaaGGTACTCGGTCTGTGTCAGAATGCTGCCAAACATCATCTGCAATTGAATTTTCAACGCCTGATAATGTACAACATGGAAAGCTTCCAAAAAGACAAGACAGTCTAAAAACGAGACTCACAACAAGCGACTACTAACCACTAGGAACTCCCCATCCGACTGATGGctttcagaaggagaaaaaacacacgGGTGGGTGCTTGCATCTGCAATGTATAATACTCATGCTGCATCGTGCGCAAGACAGAGGCTTCcgatgggggggagggaagagaaagtgTTTTATATACTTATTTAATATCcctttttaaattagaaattaaacagATAATTTAATTAAAGAGTAGGGATTTTTCAGTATTCtttgttaatatttaatttcaacTATTTATAAGCcgtacctcctttttttttttttttatttgtactggTTGTGTATAAATTTAACCTTCCTGTTGTCCCATCCCATCTCTCCCCAATTGTTGGCAGAGTCAGTAGCATGTTATGGGCAgttatttaattaatttctctaaCACCTACCCCTACACATTCCTATTGAGACAAGGGTTAGATATACATCtacatactatatatatatttggctatgtgtttgtatatatatatatatgtttatgtatatgtGTGATTCGGATTAAATAGACGCTacgatttttttatatatgtaaaaagaagaaacaggaaaaatagaaaattctaCATCTTgaatctctctcctttttaattttaatatttgttatcATTTTATTTATTGGTGCTACTGTTTATCTGTAATAATTGCGGGGAAAAAAGATATTAACACTACATATTGTGTCTAGTGAATTTTTTCAATATATTCCTTagtacatatttatttttaaacaaagaaattacaGATATATCTTAAAAAAACGACGACGACGAGGAGAAACAaactttttttgtattaaagaaTTTAATTCTGACCTTGacttcctttgccttctccttctgCCTTGCATCCTGGTTTTCTTCCATTGTGTAACAGACCCTCCAGCATTGCCTCTGGAGGCTACAGGGCACCAGCAACCTGCCAGTCGGACTCCTGGATTTGGGCTCAGAGCCTCCAAAAGCATCTAGGTACCTAAAGCCCGTTGAAATGAATGGGAGGTAGGCACCAAAATACTTGCGTGGAGCTCAGCCCGAGTTCCCCGCTCAGTGAGAAGAGGGTGGTCTGATGGGCAGGAAT
Coding sequences within it:
- the VEGFA gene encoding vascular endothelial growth factor A, long form isoform X3 — its product is MNFLLTWIHWGLAALLYLQSAELSKAAPALGDGERKPNEVIKFLEVYERSFCRTIETLVDIFQEYPDEVEYIFKPSCVPLMRCAGCCGDEGLECVPVDVYNVTMEIMRIKPHQSQHIAHMSFLQHSKCDCRPKKDVKNKQEKKSKRGKGKGQKRKRKKGRYKPPSFHCEPCSERRKHLFVQDPQTCKCSCKFTDSRCKSRQLELNERTCRCEKPRR
- the VEGFA gene encoding vascular endothelial growth factor A, long form isoform X1, with product MNFLLTWIHWGLAALLYLQSAELSKAAPALGDGERKPNEVIKFLEVYERSFCRTIETLVDIFQEYPDEVEYIFKPSCVPLMRCAGCCGDEGLECVPVDVYNVTMEIMRIKPHQSQHIAHMSFLQHSKCDCRPKKDVKNKQEKWAQKPRSDGPSFIPQTWSLHDPRPWQSFLMLYPESGKSRRVCPTRMDSRKSKRGKGKGQKRKRKKGRYKPPSFHCEPCSERRKHLFVQDPQTCKCSCKFTDSRCKSRQLELNERTCRCEKPRR
- the VEGFA gene encoding vascular endothelial growth factor A, long form isoform X2, yielding MNFLLTWIHWGLAALLYLQSAELSKAAPALGDGERKPNEVIKFLEVYERSFCRTIETLVDIFQEYPDEVEYIFKPSCVPLMRCAGCCGDEGLECVPVDVYNVTMEIMRIKPHQSQHIAHMSFLQHSKCDCRPKKDVKNKQEKWAQKPRSDGPSFIPQTWSLHDPRPWQSFLMLYPESGKSRRVCPTRMDSRKSKRGKGKGQKRKRKKGRYKPPSLCEKPRR